Below is a genomic region from Deinococcus cellulosilyticus NBRC 106333 = KACC 11606.
GATTGTGGAGACATCTCTGACCTGTGGAAGGAAGTTCTTTCACTCAGGCTTCCTGTACTGGCCGTCAACGCAGAAGGGGTGCCCACTCCAGCACCTGCAGAAACCCTGCTGATTCAGGGAGAAACCGCCACTTCCTTTTCACGGGCAGCAAAAGTGACGGTTTACCCAACCCTGATCCTTGTTGAAGAAGGCCAGATTGTTGGCGTGTGGGAGCCAGATGGGACAGGCATCCCTGAAGCTCTGGGACTGAAGTCCGTACAATAAGGGACGCATGGCAGAACCTACCACGAGTCTTGGCGTGGCCCTGTTTGGAGGGCTGGTTTCCTTTCTTTCCCCCTGTGTGCTTCCCCTGCTTCCCTCCTACCTTGGAGTGCTGGGTGGAGGACAGTCCCCTTTCAAGCGTGCCCTGGGCTTTGTGCTGGGCTTCTCCCTGATCTTCATCATGATGGGGGCTGGAGCCAGCCTGATCGGTCAATTCCTGAATGCCAACCGCGACTGGCTGAACACCCTCAGCGGACTGCTGATCTCATTTTTTGGTCTGGTGATGCTCGGAATCATCCGCATCCCTGCACTGATGGGCGATTACCGGATGGGTCTCGGTCAGGCCAGCCAGTATGGGCCTGTTGCGCTGGGTGCAGCTTTCGGTCTGGGCTGGAGTCCCTGCATCGGTCCTGTGCTTGGCGGCATCCTGACCCTGGCCACCCAGGGAGGAAGCCTGAAAACAGGAGTCCTCTTGCTGGCCATGTACGCCCTTGGCCTCGCCATTCCTTTTCTGGTCGCAGCCCTCTTCTGGCAACGCCTGAACGTCAGGAACCTGACCCGATACACCCCTTACATTGAGAAAATCGGCGGAGCAGTGCTGCTTCTGCTGGGCATCCTGATCCTCACCGGGAAGTTCACCGAACTGAGCCGCTTTTTCCTGAATGTGATGCCCGACTGGATGGTGAAGTTATTGTAGCCGTGCAGACCCTGCAACTCGCCCGCCGTTTTGCGAAATCCTGGGTGCTGAGGGACATCACCTTCTCGGTGGAAGAAGGAGAAACCGTGGTGCTGTTCGGTGAAAACGGCGCAGGAAAGACCACACTTCTGAGGGTGCTTTCAGGGGTCCTCAGCCCTCACCGGGGAGAGGGCCGGATTTTCGGCTATGACCTGAAGGACCGACGCAGCGTCAGGGAGCATGCCTTTTTCCTGAGCAACGATCAGGGGCTGTATGCAGACCTGACCGTGCTGGAGAACCTGACCTTCACCGCCCAGATGTATGGGGTGAAAACCGACCTCAAAGCCATTGTGCAGCGGGTTGGGCTGGAGCAAGCAGGAGGCAAACGGGCCAGGGAACTCAGCTCTGGCATGCGCAAACGTGCCCTGCTGGGACGCATGCTGATTGCCCCGGGTCCTCTGCTCCTGATTGATGAACCATTCGCCAACCTGGATGAGGCAGGAAAACAGTTTGTGCTGAGCATCCTGCAGGAAGCACAACAGCAGAACAAAACCCTGATCTTCACCAGCCACGAACCCGACCTTGCCCTGCAACTCACCTCCAGGCAGTACACCCTGCGGGGAGGCACTTTCGCATGAGAGAAGCCCTGCTGATTGCACTGAAGGACCTGAGGCTGGAAGGCCGCAGCAAGGACATCCTCACCACCACCGTCTTTTTTTCTGCCCTGGTGGTGCTGATCATGGGCTTTGCCCTGGGGCCGGACACCGAAAGGCTGAAAGATGCGGCTCCCGGTGTGCTGTGGACCGCTCTGGCCTTTGCAAGTGTTCTGGCCGCCCAGCGTGCTTTCGGCAGTGAACAGGAATCTGGAGCTCTGGAAAGCCTTCTGCTCTATCCCAACGGACATGAGTGGGTCTTTGTGGGGAAATTGATCGCCAATTACCTCCTGATGTTGTTGCTCGGGGCGGTCACCCTGGTCACCACCAGCCTGATTTACAACCTCAGTTACACCCATCTGGGGTATCTGGTGCTGGTTTTGCTGCTGGGTGTGCTGGGATTTTCCATCATCAGTGTCTTTTATGCGGCCATCACCGTGAATCTGCGGGCCAAGGAAGCCCTGCTCCCCGTCT
It encodes:
- the ccmA gene encoding heme ABC exporter ATP-binding protein CcmA, encoding MQTLQLARRFAKSWVLRDITFSVEEGETVVLFGENGAGKTTLLRVLSGVLSPHRGEGRIFGYDLKDRRSVREHAFFLSNDQGLYADLTVLENLTFTAQMYGVKTDLKAIVQRVGLEQAGGKRARELSSGMRKRALLGRMLIAPGPLLLIDEPFANLDEAGKQFVLSILQEAQQQNKTLIFTSHEPDLALQLTSRQYTLRGGTFA
- a CDS encoding cytochrome c biogenesis CcdA family protein, translated to MAEPTTSLGVALFGGLVSFLSPCVLPLLPSYLGVLGGGQSPFKRALGFVLGFSLIFIMMGAGASLIGQFLNANRDWLNTLSGLLISFFGLVMLGIIRIPALMGDYRMGLGQASQYGPVALGAAFGLGWSPCIGPVLGGILTLATQGGSLKTGVLLLAMYALGLAIPFLVAALFWQRLNVRNLTRYTPYIEKIGGAVLLLLGILILTGKFTELSRFFLNVMPDWMVKLL
- a CDS encoding penicillin-binding protein, which encodes MRKWIQTCLIAVGLLGIASATPKLGNPVPALNLKGALPERYLVALYSHDCGDISDLWKEVLSLRLPVLAVNAEGVPTPAPAETLLIQGETATSFSRAAKVTVYPTLILVEEGQIVGVWEPDGTGIPEALGLKSVQ
- a CDS encoding heme exporter protein CcmB gives rise to the protein MREALLIALKDLRLEGRSKDILTTTVFFSALVVLIMGFALGPDTERLKDAAPGVLWTALAFASVLAAQRAFGSEQESGALESLLLYPNGHEWVFVGKLIANYLLMLLLGAVTLVTTSLIYNLSYTHLGYLVLVLLLGVLGFSIISVFYAAITVNLRAKEALLPVLMFPICIPVVIGAVSATKILAQNGLTSDLYGWLQLLAGFDLVSLLVAALAFPHALEN